The following are encoded in a window of Mycolicibacterium tusciae JS617 genomic DNA:
- a CDS encoding adenylate/guanylate cyclase domain-containing protein: MGEAAAADATFAFVDLSGFTALTEMCGDEEAALLAGRLVDLARDSLTVHVSLVKSMGDAVMLRAPGPEQMMATIVALADRAAAEDGFLVLRVGIHHGSAVERDNDFFGHAVNTAARVTALAGAGQAIVTDPILPACEGLGLAVRSLGATALRNIASPMAVYRVSLPPPRYPVDPVCGVRIDPRTTSHHVRHDDQDIWFCSGRCAERFLAINEGKQPEGGRTRRANYDD, translated from the coding sequence ATGGGTGAGGCCGCTGCAGCGGACGCAACGTTCGCTTTCGTCGATCTGTCCGGCTTTACGGCCTTGACTGAGATGTGCGGCGACGAGGAAGCCGCCCTTCTCGCCGGGCGGCTGGTAGACCTCGCGCGAGACTCGCTCACCGTTCATGTCAGCCTGGTGAAAAGCATGGGGGACGCGGTGATGCTGCGCGCCCCTGGTCCTGAACAGATGATGGCGACGATCGTGGCGCTGGCCGATCGCGCCGCTGCCGAAGACGGCTTCCTCGTGCTCCGAGTCGGAATCCATCACGGGAGCGCCGTCGAACGTGACAACGATTTCTTCGGGCATGCGGTTAACACCGCCGCACGCGTGACAGCGCTGGCCGGCGCAGGCCAGGCAATAGTCACCGATCCGATACTGCCCGCATGCGAAGGGTTGGGTCTCGCGGTCCGCTCTTTGGGCGCCACCGCGCTCCGCAATATCGCATCTCCTATGGCGGTGTATCGCGTGTCGCTCCCACCGCCCCGATATCCCGTTGACCCCGTGTGTGGGGTTCGAATTGATCCGCGCACAACCAGCCACCATGTGCGGCACGACGATCAAGACATATGGTTCTGCTCCGGCCGATGCGCCGAACGGTTCTTGGCCATTAATGAAGGCAAACAACCTGAAGGAGGGCGAACCCGCCGCGCCAACTACGACGACTGA
- a CDS encoding M56 family metallopeptidase, with protein sequence MSMAVCLAVYALALSVLAPPLLLRANLHGAAPRLGVSAWLAVMASVLAASIGAFTLLVTHVLTSEGDIGLMVTGCLAGLGFIVHGGYGELLQVSFLALAAMSTLTVVVLGSRVVLAIRRSHRGSRDHVSAARIAAGDTLPGPGGALIIDSAQRGVYCLAGRPHTIVMTRGALDALDGAELAAVLAHERAHLSGRHHHVLAVTAALGAMLPRVQLFAKGASEIARLLEMCADDAAARRHSCDTIVDALVALSLPGPTSTSPMPAAALGATGLAVTQRVERLLFPPNRIRARLYLTVATGAALLGPLLAAALMLAPSICL encoded by the coding sequence ATGAGCATGGCCGTCTGCCTCGCGGTTTACGCGCTGGCCTTGAGCGTTTTGGCGCCGCCATTGCTGTTGCGTGCCAATCTCCACGGTGCTGCCCCCCGCCTCGGTGTCAGCGCCTGGCTCGCCGTGATGGCCTCCGTGCTCGCGGCCTCGATCGGGGCGTTCACCCTGCTGGTGACCCATGTCCTCACCTCGGAAGGTGACATTGGTCTGATGGTGACCGGGTGCCTGGCCGGCTTGGGTTTCATCGTCCACGGCGGTTATGGCGAGTTGTTGCAGGTCAGCTTTCTAGCGCTGGCCGCGATGAGCACCCTGACGGTCGTGGTTCTGGGCAGCCGCGTGGTGCTCGCAATACGCCGTTCGCATCGGGGCAGTAGAGACCACGTCAGCGCCGCCCGGATCGCCGCCGGTGACACCTTGCCGGGGCCTGGAGGCGCCCTGATCATCGACAGCGCTCAGCGCGGGGTGTATTGCCTTGCTGGGCGACCCCACACCATCGTCATGACCCGCGGCGCGCTCGACGCCCTCGATGGCGCCGAACTGGCCGCAGTCCTCGCTCATGAACGCGCCCACCTGAGCGGACGCCACCATCATGTCCTGGCCGTCACCGCCGCTCTGGGCGCGATGCTGCCGCGGGTGCAGCTCTTCGCCAAGGGCGCCAGCGAGATCGCTCGCCTTTTGGAGATGTGCGCCGACGACGCCGCCGCCCGACGACACAGCTGCGACACCATCGTCGACGCACTTGTTGCCCTCAGCCTTCCAGGCCCCACCTCGACATCACCGATGCCGGCCGCGGCGCTTGGTGCGACGGGATTGGCCGTCACTCAGCGTGTGGAACGACTTCTATTTCCGCCGAACCGGATTCGCGCCCGCCTTTACCTCACTGTGGCGACGGGCGCGGCCCTGCTCGGACCACTCCTGGCCGCCGCGCTGATGCTTGCGCCATCGATATGCCTCTGA
- a CDS encoding BlaI/MecI/CopY family transcriptional regulator, translating into MRVAVRVFGELETVVMARLWESGGSGTAREVVEQLRTDREIAYTTVLSTMENLYRKGHLLREREGKAFRYRTVLSHPEHIAALMREALSGGGEHDTAAVLAHFVGEMSADELAGLKEVIRRRGRTSPKP; encoded by the coding sequence GTGAGAGTAGCGGTGCGGGTGTTCGGTGAACTCGAGACCGTAGTCATGGCGCGGTTGTGGGAATCCGGCGGCAGCGGTACCGCCCGGGAGGTGGTCGAACAGCTTCGCACCGATCGCGAGATCGCCTACACCACAGTGCTGTCGACCATGGAGAATCTCTACCGCAAGGGTCACCTCCTGCGGGAACGGGAGGGCAAAGCGTTCCGCTACCGCACCGTGCTGAGCCATCCCGAACACATCGCCGCGCTCATGCGCGAAGCGTTGAGCGGCGGTGGCGAACACGACACAGCCGCGGTTCTGGCGCATTTCGTCGGGGAGATGAGTGCCGACGAGCTGGCAGGGCTCAAAGAGGTCATCCGCCGCCGGGGCCGGACATCGCCGAAACCATGA
- a CDS encoding MPT63 family protein, whose translation MVALVAVAALFGVGLAATASASDDCMHRFGSQQQAEMGGGVQEWSVTNLTKSADPAPGYPLAGQLWEATASVTATSGGSTPIIPNFNASTADGGSYRVLWQMASPQGISGAALAQGQTATGKIYFDVTGGDPVAVSYDAGGSEPLMWCCSEAMMCCSGAMMAMQPMPMDDCACCTDPEPCPCCAGNM comes from the coding sequence ATGGTGGCGCTGGTGGCGGTGGCGGCGCTGTTTGGTGTGGGACTCGCCGCGACGGCGTCGGCTTCCGATGACTGTATGCACCGCTTTGGGTCTCAGCAGCAGGCCGAGATGGGGGGTGGCGTACAGGAGTGGTCAGTCACCAACCTCACGAAGAGCGCGGATCCCGCGCCTGGATATCCGCTGGCCGGACAGCTATGGGAGGCGACCGCGTCGGTCACGGCGACCTCAGGGGGATCGACGCCCATCATCCCCAATTTCAACGCCTCCACTGCTGATGGCGGCAGCTATCGCGTGCTGTGGCAAATGGCGAGCCCGCAGGGGATTTCTGGCGCCGCACTGGCTCAGGGCCAGACCGCTACGGGCAAGATCTACTTCGACGTCACCGGTGGCGACCCCGTCGCCGTGAGCTACGACGCTGGAGGTTCTGAACCGCTGATGTGGTGCTGCAGCGAGGCGATGATGTGCTGTAGCGGAGCGATGATGGCGATGCAGCCAATGCCGATGGATGACTGCGCCTGTTGTACCGATCCGGAACCGTGCCCGTGTTGTGCAGGAAACATGTAA
- a CDS encoding helix-turn-helix domain-containing protein, producing the protein MAIPRLVDLIDRYRAAHGVSESEVARRIGMSRENLRKWRVNGVSRLPDRENLAAVARVIGKPYREVISAALFDTGYLTDDQASTPRPHDEVLHDAINVLTEATRLTNQPMRQTSSGQWEVDPDPRAALRIDWAAFVTLALAGAAANVGSIEEALEGRPGSWEAEMVRRTIEATVFDDKDLLRHRTEPVVVDLWVESILAQVDDRSDDAYADAQVELDGRADAVPEPTDVPPGPFSPDDPRIAAVNWVNVDDNGYLVITPDDWTGDADDVTLLTELSAEAEAYRDPTPGEIAYEQAMQLIAALVDALDDQRRREYADYAARLTEAVEAKLAALELAVPLTISITPAPETWNPEDFDKHAPPAYPRSAIEGAIESAVMDTPTPASLPGSPLERLEASRKG; encoded by the coding sequence ATGGCAATCCCCCGCCTCGTCGATCTGATCGACAGGTACCGGGCCGCTCACGGGGTCAGCGAATCCGAGGTGGCCCGCCGGATCGGCATGTCCCGGGAGAATCTGCGTAAATGGCGGGTCAATGGTGTGAGCCGCCTACCGGACCGCGAGAATCTTGCGGCCGTCGCGCGTGTGATCGGCAAGCCCTATCGCGAAGTCATCTCCGCGGCCCTGTTTGATACCGGCTACCTCACCGACGACCAGGCTTCCACACCGAGGCCTCACGATGAAGTACTCCACGACGCGATCAACGTGCTTACCGAAGCAACCCGACTAACCAATCAGCCTATGCGCCAGACGAGCTCAGGCCAGTGGGAAGTGGACCCCGATCCACGCGCTGCGCTGCGAATCGACTGGGCTGCCTTCGTGACCCTGGCCCTGGCGGGCGCTGCCGCCAACGTTGGAAGCATCGAGGAGGCGCTAGAAGGCCGGCCGGGCTCGTGGGAGGCCGAAATGGTGCGGCGCACAATAGAAGCCACGGTTTTCGACGACAAGGACTTGTTGCGCCATCGCACCGAGCCGGTAGTGGTTGACCTCTGGGTGGAAAGCATCCTCGCCCAGGTCGACGACCGCAGCGACGACGCCTATGCCGACGCACAGGTCGAACTCGACGGCCGCGCCGACGCCGTTCCTGAGCCCACCGACGTGCCGCCAGGCCCCTTCTCCCCCGACGACCCCCGCATCGCGGCCGTGAACTGGGTGAATGTGGACGACAACGGCTACCTGGTCATCACCCCCGACGACTGGACCGGCGACGCTGACGACGTCACCCTGCTGACCGAACTCTCAGCGGAGGCCGAAGCCTATCGCGATCCGACCCCCGGGGAGATCGCCTATGAGCAGGCCATGCAGTTGATCGCGGCGCTGGTCGACGCGCTCGATGACCAGCGGAGGCGCGAATACGCCGACTACGCGGCCCGACTCACCGAGGCTGTCGAAGCGAAGCTCGCGGCCCTGGAGCTGGCGGTGCCGCTCACGATCTCTATCACCCCCGCCCCTGAGACCTGGAATCCCGAGGACTTCGACAAACACGCACCTCCGGCGTACCCACGCAGCGCCATCGAAGGCGCCATCGAAAGCGCCGTCATGGACACCCCCACCCCTGCATCACTCCCCGGCAGTCCCCTCGAACGGCTCGAAGCAAGCCGGAAAGGTTAG
- a CDS encoding transposase, translated as MPRKYDDEFKTRAVRLVTDHAEEYDSRTACISAVAKRLGVSYESLRRWVNQAEVDTGVRDGVPTDTVRELRELKRKNRELEETNVILGRVDVSAA; from the coding sequence ATGCCGAGGAAGTACGACGACGAGTTCAAGACCCGGGCGGTGCGGTTGGTCACCGACCATGCCGAGGAGTACGACAGCCGCACGGCCTGCATCAGCGCGGTGGCCAAGCGGTTGGGGGTGTCTTATGAATCGCTGCGCCGCTGGGTGAACCAGGCCGAGGTGGATACCGGGGTCCGTGACGGTGTGCCCACCGATACGGTGCGCGAGTTGCGCGAGCTCAAGCGTAAGAATCGTGAGCTTGAGGAAACCAACGTTATCTTGGGCCGAGTGGACGTTTCGGCGGCTTGA